From the genome of Streptomyces sp. NBC_00659, one region includes:
- a CDS encoding SRPBCC family protein, whose amino-acid sequence MVLFVLERVSRHSVAESWRRLTDWPRHADVVPLTRVTVRTPAPTREGTVFVARSGLGRLGFDDPMEVVAWNPPGDGVPGTCRLVKRGTFVTGWAEFEVHPADGGGSRVVWREDLSVRALPALADRPLEWSARWMFGRAMDGLLGRE is encoded by the coding sequence GTGGTCCTCTTCGTCCTGGAACGCGTGTCCCGGCACTCCGTCGCCGAGAGCTGGCGGCGGCTGACCGACTGGCCCCGGCACGCGGACGTCGTCCCGCTGACCCGGGTCACCGTGCGCACCCCGGCGCCGACGCGGGAGGGCACGGTCTTCGTGGCACGGTCGGGGCTCGGGCGGCTCGGGTTCGACGACCCGATGGAGGTCGTCGCGTGGAACCCGCCGGGCGACGGGGTCCCGGGAACGTGCCGGCTGGTCAAGCGCGGCACGTTCGTCACGGGCTGGGCCGAGTTCGAGGTGCACCCGGCGGACGGCGGCGGTTCACGGGTGGTCTGGCGGGAGGACCTGAGCGTGCGCGCCCTGCCCGCCCTCGCCGACCGCCCGCTGGAATGGTCGGCGAGGTGGATGTTCGGGCGGGCGATGGACGGGCTCCTGGGGCGGGAGTAG
- a CDS encoding aegerolysin family protein encodes MSHSAGIRRGPGAVRRTVTASGAIAATAMAAVAVFASAGSSAAAAGHDTAHASTVSVQSARGTRVHVVNGTTTTLYRNYSSLSHGVWDDGTPPEAIDGGSQVVWGSHSSGVMTGTEGYARYSLGNAGEVSLHWDNPYVGSNSYSCTAPAGYSCARSGGSGDNAEVWFTISGSGRTAAADRGRRSASAARSTHVTLQNRTPNEMLRTSSSLVHGTWSENLLPPDHVYPMSNAIWQSESNGFMTGTEGTAVYNMLNVGTVSVSWNNPYAGSNGYSCSPPSGYTCRQDGGGGDNAAVTFTVLKR; translated from the coding sequence ATGTCACACAGCGCAGGAATTCGCAGGGGCCCGGGCGCGGTGCGCAGGACGGTGACGGCGAGCGGCGCCATTGCCGCAACCGCCATGGCCGCCGTGGCCGTGTTCGCCTCGGCCGGCAGTTCTGCCGCCGCGGCAGGGCACGACACGGCGCACGCGTCCACGGTGTCGGTGCAGTCGGCCCGCGGTACCCGGGTGCACGTCGTCAACGGCACCACCACGACCCTGTATCGCAACTACTCGTCGCTGTCGCACGGGGTCTGGGACGACGGGACGCCGCCCGAGGCCATCGACGGCGGGAGCCAGGTCGTCTGGGGCTCCCATTCCTCCGGGGTGATGACGGGGACGGAAGGCTACGCCCGCTACTCCCTCGGCAACGCGGGTGAGGTCTCCCTCCACTGGGACAACCCCTACGTGGGCAGCAACAGTTACAGCTGTACGGCGCCCGCCGGCTACAGCTGTGCGCGCTCCGGTGGCAGCGGCGACAACGCGGAGGTGTGGTTCACCATCAGCGGCAGCGGCCGCACCGCCGCCGCGGACCGTGGCCGACGGTCGGCGTCCGCGGCACGCAGCACGCACGTCACGCTGCAAAACCGTACGCCCAACGAGATGCTGCGCACCTCGTCGAGCCTGGTGCACGGTACCTGGAGCGAGAACCTGCTCCCTCCGGACCACGTGTACCCGATGTCCAACGCGATCTGGCAGTCGGAGTCGAACGGCTTCATGACGGGGACGGAAGGAACGGCCGTCTACAACATGCTCAACGTCGGCACCGTCAGCGTCTCCTGGAACAACCCCTACGCGGGCAGCAACGGATACTCCTGCTCGCCTCCCTCCGGATACACCTGCCGACAGGACGGCGGCGGTGGTGACAACGCCGCCGTCACCTTCACCGTGCTGAAGCGCTGA
- a CDS encoding glycoside hydrolase family 6 protein — MRRRTPTWLAALSVGLAALFAVPPAQAAEAAGRAPSLYVPDANPAAYQQALGLARAGRLRDAAGIVAMVNTPQAVWFGDQTPAEVEKEVRAVVRDAGRDGAVPALALYDIPGRDCSNYSAGGAADTAEYQAWIDAVARGIGRGDAIVTLEPDALALLPSDCGQDDAQGTRTTARYAEVNYAVDALEPLRGTKVYLDTGHPGWHSVNSIVPRLIEGGVARASGFYTNASNYHTDDADSWYGKLISSCLAYADSGGDVAQCPNQWWPRADAQAWLDAQVSTPPSRMKHFVTDSSRNGRGPWTPPAGKYTDAQDWCNPPDRGLGARPTLRTGDPLQDARLWIKTPGESDGLCLRGTAGPEDPERGTVDPKAGDWFPQQALELAQLAEPPLLPGD; from the coding sequence ATGAGACGACGCACCCCCACCTGGCTCGCCGCTCTGTCCGTAGGACTGGCAGCCCTGTTCGCCGTACCACCGGCGCAGGCCGCCGAGGCCGCCGGCCGCGCACCGTCGCTGTACGTCCCCGACGCCAACCCGGCGGCGTACCAGCAGGCCCTCGGCCTCGCCCGGGCCGGCAGGCTGCGCGACGCGGCGGGCATCGTGGCGATGGTGAACACCCCGCAGGCCGTGTGGTTCGGTGACCAGACGCCGGCCGAGGTGGAGAAGGAGGTCCGCGCGGTGGTGCGCGACGCGGGCCGTGACGGCGCGGTTCCCGCGCTGGCGCTGTACGACATTCCCGGCCGGGACTGCTCCAACTACTCGGCGGGCGGCGCCGCGGACACCGCCGAGTACCAGGCGTGGATCGACGCGGTGGCCCGCGGGATCGGCCGCGGCGACGCGATCGTCACCCTCGAACCCGACGCCCTCGCCCTGCTGCCCTCCGACTGCGGCCAGGACGACGCGCAGGGCACGAGGACGACCGCGCGCTACGCGGAGGTCAACTACGCGGTCGACGCCCTGGAGCCACTGCGCGGGACGAAGGTCTATCTCGACACCGGGCACCCGGGCTGGCACTCCGTCAACTCCATCGTGCCGCGCCTGATCGAGGGCGGGGTGGCACGCGCCTCCGGCTTCTACACCAACGCCTCGAACTACCACACCGACGACGCCGACTCCTGGTACGGCAAGCTCATTTCGTCCTGCCTGGCCTACGCCGACAGCGGTGGTGACGTGGCCCAGTGCCCCAACCAGTGGTGGCCGCGCGCCGACGCGCAGGCCTGGCTCGACGCGCAGGTGTCGACCCCGCCGTCCCGGATGAAGCACTTCGTCACGGACTCCAGCCGCAACGGCCGCGGCCCCTGGACCCCGCCGGCGGGCAAGTACACGGACGCGCAGGACTGGTGCAACCCGCCGGACCGCGGCCTCGGCGCCCGCCCCACGCTGCGCACCGGCGATCCGCTCCAGGACGCCCGGCTGTGGATCAAGACACCCGGTGAGTCGGACGGCCTCTGCCTGCGCGGAACCGCGGGGCCCGAGGACCCCGAGCGCGGCACGGTCGATCCGAAGGCGGGCGACTGGTTCCCGCAACAGGCTCTGGAACTGGCTCAGTTGGCCGAACCGCCGCTTCTGCCGGGAGACTGA